The proteins below come from a single Caulobacter flavus genomic window:
- a CDS encoding rhomboid family intramembrane serine protease yields the protein MNAPEDENRVVRRLTEGRKPRGVPWRLRLAMLFTDAWPVGALLGVLWIVGLVQFVVERTIGWQAVAIYACVYPPAFKAGVWWTPLTHQFLHGGLFHILMNSSALAALGPALSFRFGVDLKGAVLFWLFFVLSGVAGGLTFLALQWGGAMPMLGASGAICGLWGALARLDREGAIVPIWSRGVGVQVRSFVIMNLILAALGFGLGMLSGQGGVLVAWEAHLGGFVFGLLVAPLLPVRYPWRDMVRAQPERP from the coding sequence CGTCTCAGGCTGGCCATGCTGTTCACCGACGCATGGCCGGTCGGCGCCCTGCTGGGCGTGCTCTGGATCGTGGGTCTGGTCCAGTTCGTCGTCGAGCGCACCATCGGCTGGCAGGCGGTGGCCATCTACGCCTGCGTCTATCCGCCCGCCTTCAAGGCCGGGGTGTGGTGGACGCCGCTGACCCACCAGTTCCTGCACGGCGGCCTGTTCCACATCCTGATGAACTCCAGCGCGCTCGCGGCCCTGGGGCCGGCGCTGAGCTTCCGGTTCGGCGTCGACCTGAAGGGCGCGGTGCTTTTCTGGCTGTTCTTCGTGCTGTCGGGCGTGGCGGGCGGCCTGACCTTCCTGGCGCTGCAGTGGGGCGGGGCCATGCCGATGCTCGGCGCGTCCGGCGCGATCTGCGGCCTGTGGGGCGCGCTGGCGCGCCTGGACCGCGAGGGGGCGATCGTTCCGATCTGGTCGCGCGGCGTGGGCGTCCAGGTGCGCTCGTTCGTGATCATGAACCTGATCCTGGCGGCCTTGGGCTTCGGCCTGGGCATGCTGTCGGGGCAGGGCGGCGTGCTGGTGGCCTGGGAGGCCCATCTGGGCGGCTTCGTCTTCGGACTGCTGGTCGCGCCGCTGCTTCCGGTGCGCTACCCCTGGCGCGACATGGTCCGCGCCCAGCCCGAGCGCCCTTGA